From Pelotomaculum schinkii, one genomic window encodes:
- a CDS encoding BMP family ABC transporter substrate-binding protein: MVKLTLLTAILALALLAAGCGSKETPKGAAPSADAEKIKVAFVYVGPVGDEGFSYAHDQGRQYLEKEMSNVVTTKVESVAEGADAERVITQLAQENKIVFATSFGYMDSVIKVAEKFPNVVFMHCSGYKTAPNAGTYFGRMYQARYLSGIVAGKMTKTNTIGYVAAYPIPEVIRGIDAFTLGVRSVNPNAKVKVMWTMTWYDPPKEKDAAVVLLDGNADIIAQHQDTPSPQQAAAERGKYSIGYNSDMSKVSPNTVLTSAVWNWGPYYVNTVKQVQAGTWKNDQYWGPISDNIVGLAPYGPAVPDDVKQAVEAKKQELLSGKFDVFTGPIKDQQGTVKVAEGQKMSDADMLQLNWFVEGVEGTIPAQ; encoded by the coding sequence ATTGTAAAATTAACACTTCTGACAGCCATTCTCGCGTTGGCTCTACTGGCCGCCGGCTGTGGAAGCAAAGAGACACCAAAAGGAGCGGCCCCGTCTGCCGACGCTGAGAAAATCAAGGTGGCCTTCGTGTACGTCGGGCCCGTAGGCGATGAGGGATTCTCATACGCCCATGATCAGGGGCGTCAATACCTGGAAAAGGAAATGTCCAACGTCGTCACAACCAAAGTTGAATCTGTCGCGGAAGGAGCCGACGCCGAGCGCGTCATCACCCAACTCGCCCAGGAAAACAAGATAGTGTTTGCCACCAGCTTTGGCTACATGGACAGCGTGATCAAGGTGGCCGAGAAGTTCCCCAATGTGGTGTTCATGCATTGCTCCGGTTACAAGACAGCCCCTAACGCAGGCACCTATTTCGGACGCATGTACCAGGCCCGGTACTTAAGCGGTATAGTGGCCGGCAAGATGACCAAAACTAACACCATCGGCTACGTGGCCGCTTACCCGATTCCGGAAGTAATCCGCGGCATCGACGCTTTTACCCTCGGCGTCCGCTCGGTCAACCCGAACGCCAAAGTTAAGGTAATGTGGACCATGACCTGGTATGACCCGCCCAAAGAAAAAGACGCCGCAGTGGTGTTATTGGACGGCAACGCCGACATCATTGCCCAGCATCAGGATACACCCAGCCCGCAGCAGGCGGCTGCTGAACGCGGCAAATACAGTATCGGCTACAACAGCGACATGAGCAAGGTCTCGCCCAATACCGTGCTGACATCGGCAGTTTGGAACTGGGGTCCCTATTATGTCAACACCGTCAAGCAAGTCCAGGCCGGCACATGGAAAAATGACCAGTACTGGGGTCCAATTTCAGATAATATCGTAGGTCTGGCTCCCTACGGCCCGGCGGTTCCCGATGATGTAAAACAAGCGGTCGAAGCAAAGAAACAAGAGCTTTTGAGCGGCAAGTTCGACGTATTCACCGGACCGATCAAAGACCAACAGGGAACTGTCAAAGTGGCCGAAGGTCAGAAAATGAGTGATGCAGATATGCTGCAACTGAACTGGTTTGTCGAAGGTGTGGAAGGAACCATTCCCGCCCAGTAA